One Mastacembelus armatus chromosome 10, fMasArm1.2, whole genome shotgun sequence DNA window includes the following coding sequences:
- the atp1b4 gene encoding protein ATP1B4: MESGTVEGGAEETLLKNHPPSPPHKVILKHGQELEEEQEELAEHQPLEQEDLNFERWKRRPIPKRTLHQKIDDLKKYLWNAETNEFMGRSGKSWSLILLFYAALYLFLAAMFGGCIFCLMWSISPYHPTFNDRVMPPGMTMAPHLEGHDIAFNASDRKSWKKYARSMDEYLRPYNDGAQDRKNIHCTQDRYFMQDDLEESAERKACQFKRSWLGECSGMQDPHYGYSQGKPCILLRMNRILGYLPGQGKPINVTCGVKKGPPDALGEIQFFPKSIFELKYYPYYGKLRHVNYSSPVVAVRFVGMQYDTHIQVQCKLNGKGIINDSPTDRYLGSVTFSLEVGA; encoded by the exons CCGCACAAGGTGATACTTAAACATGGAcaagagctggaggaagagcaggaggagtTGGCCGAGCACCAACCACTAGAGCAGGAAGACCTGAACTTTGAGCGATGGAAGCGCAGGCCGATACCCAAGAGGACGCTCCACCAGAAAATAGACGACTTAAAGAAATACCTGTGGAATGCAGAGACCAACGAATTCATGGGTCGCTCTGGAAAGAGCTGGA gcCTCATCCTTCTCTTCTACGCTGCACTTTATCTGTTTCTTGCAGCAATGTTTGGAGGCTGCATTTTTTGCCTCATGTGGTCTATTAGTCCCTACCATCCAACCTTCAATGACAGAGTGATGCCACCAG GTATGACGATGGCCCCACACCTAGAAGGTCACGACATCGCCTTTAATGCCTCTGATCGCAAATCCTGGAAGAAGTACGCCAGGTCTATGGATGAATATCTAAGAC CATATAATGATGGCGCTCAGGATAGGAAGAATATTCACTGCACACAGGACCGATACTTCATGCAGGATGACTTGGAGGAGAGTGCAGAGCGGAAAGCATGTCAATTTAAGAGGTCCTGGTTAGGGGAATGTTCGGGGATGCAGGACCCCCACTATGGCTATTCTCAGGGAAAGCCATGCATCCTCCTCCGTATGAATCGG ATTCTTGGTTACTTACCTGGCCAGGGGAAACCAATAAATGTGACTTGTGGAGTCAAG AAAGGACCACCAGATGCCTTGGGAGAAATCCAGTTTTTTCCAAAAAGCATTTTTGAACTGAAATACTACCCATACTATGGGAAGCTCAGACAT GTAAACTACTCTTCACCGGTGGTGGCTGTGCGTTTTGTAGGAATGCAGTACGACACTCACATCCAAGTACAATGCAAACTGAACGGAAAGGGCATCATTAATGATTCACCCACTGACCGCTACCTGGGCAGTGTGACCTTCTCCTTGGAGGTTGGAGCGTAA